The Capra hircus breed San Clemente chromosome 11, ASM170441v1, whole genome shotgun sequence genomic interval CTCGGCTTCTCCCAACACAGGTCTGCAGTATGCCCTCTACGTGCTGGATCTGAAATAAGATTTACTGGGGATGGCTGATGTCCTGTGTGGCTCCTCCCTGTGCAGGAGTCCTGTCCCCTAGATGGCAGGTAGAGGCAGAGGGAAGCGTTGCTGTCTAATCCATCGATCCCCACTCCGTGGCAGACCCCTTCCCTCTGCTTCCCTACTCCTGTTCCTACTTCCAGTTACAGGAAGGATGTTACCTGTGATGATGAGAACgttactgctgctgctcctgccccTGAGTCAGGCTGCTCCCAAGGATGGCACCATGAGGTAATGGCATTCAGAGGGCAGAGCCATGGGCCCGGAGCAGGGGGAAGTCTCAGAGAGTGTAGTGTGGGCCCCTCTGCAACCTGGGAAAGTGGGTATATGCTCCTTGACTTCTGTGTCATCCCCACCACCTCAACCACTGCATTGTGCTTGTCGGAGTATCCTCTCCAAAGTGGGCATCAACACCTGTTTTCTGGGTTCACTTGGAACTGGGAGCTCGTTTCCAATGAGGTGTGAGGTTATGTGCTTGGGAAGGGGCTGCCCTTATCAGGAGCTTCTTACAGTGGAAGCTCCAAAGAAATAGAGATCCTTAGtatatcatttctgttttattcaagTATCTTCTTTGAGGTTTTGTGTATTAATACTATGCAGGGGGTATGCGGGCTGGGGTCAGGGGATGGGTACACGAGCAGCAGTGAGGGCTGGCAGCAGTGACAAAAGTTGCTGTAACAGCTCCTGACAGTTCTCTGACATCACACGTCTGGAGTGACTTGGGCAAACAGGGATCCCCGTCCAGAACTAAGAGAAAATCTTGAGCGTTATAAAAACCCTTGAGCAGATTGAAACTCTAAGACTACGCCTCAACGTGGGGGGTGAAAAGAGTCCATTTTGTGTTATGGAGCACATTGGGTCTATATAAAACTGGGCAGTACCAGGGCTCAGCTAGAGACCTGTCCCTTAGCAACCAACATCACAGGAGAAGAGTTGCCACAATCCACATCGTCCTGCCGCCCACTGTGCTGGTTCCTTGGAGCACTACCTTGTGTCTACTGGGTGTGGCCTCCTCTAGCCACCACCTAACCAGatattttatttggattttcaCTTAACATCTAAGCTAGAAATCTGCAAAGGCAGAATCTGGGGAGTAAGGTCGTGCTCCTGAGGTTCCCCCCAAGGCTTTTGGGGACCCAGAGAAGCAGCTCCTTTTGGGCCTGGGAGGTGATCTCTATCAGGAGCTTGGGAGACAAGGTTATGAGGCTGGGCCCTTGGGGAGGCTCTTTGCAAGgccagtccttccctccctctccaggTTGGACCCTGAAACACAGCATCTGCCTCTGCCCAACCCCTTCGAGCCAGGCCAGGAGCAACTTCGGTGAGTAGGCTGGGGtgaggccaggcctggggctgcaGACTGGTGTCTAGTGGGCTGATTTTCCACTTTTTTGCCAGACTTTTACAGAGCTACCTAAAGGGACTAGAGAGGATGGAAGAGGAGCCAGAGAACATGAGCCGAGAGCAGGGTAAGAGGCTGGGCTGATGGGGCCAGTGGACGGGAGGCTCAGGGCAACCAGAGCTGGGACTGACGTCGGGCCAGCCCATGACTCCTGCCTGATCCAGCTGTCCCCTGATGCCTCTTCTGATCCAGCTTCTCTTCCTTAGTTCTCCTCTACCTCTTTGCTCTCCACGACTATGACCAGAGTGGACAGCTGGATGGCCTGGAGCTGCTGTCCATGTTGACAGCCGCTCTGGCCCCTGGAGCTTCTGACTCTCCCACCACCAACCCGGTAAGCCCTTCTTCTCCATGAAGAAGACCCAGCTCCTTGGGGTTTTggggtttattttaattttatttatttttggctttactgggtcttcattgctgcaggcaagctttctctagttgtggcaagtcgggctgctctccagttgtggtctttgggtttctcattgcggtggcttctcttgtcacagagcactgcctcgggtgcacaggcttcagtagttgtggtgtgtgggcttagttacccccaggcatgtggaatcttcctggaccagggcttgaacccacgtccccttcattggcagggggattcttaaccactgagccaccagggaagtctgcttttgtttttctcatcatgactttttttttaatagtgaatcCCCTGTAAAAGGAGGGCTCAGAGCCTGCATAGCAGGGATGTAGGTCGTATGGGGAGGGTCAGGGTTCCTGGGGGCATCTCCAGTCACTACAGACTCTTCCACAGGTGATCCTGGTAGTGGACAAGGTGCTGGAGACTCAGGACCTGAATGGGGATGGGCTTATGACCCCTGCAGAGCTTGTCAACTTCCCTGGAGAGGCTCCAAGGCACACAGAGCCCAGAGAGCCTCCGGAGCCACAAGATGCTGGGATGCAGCCTCTGTTGGCTAAAAGCCCACCGAGACAAGAAGCATATGAAGCTCTGAGTCCTGGAGAAGCAGCTGGAGGACAGGCAGAGGCCAGAATGGAGTTCTTGGAGCCTGTACAGGAGGCTGGGGGACAGGCTGATGCTGTAAGAGAAGCCCCAGGCCCTGGAGGGCAGGTTGGGGGACAGGTAGAGACTGGGGATGCTGGAGGGAGAGCAGAAGAACTTCTAGGAGAAACACTGGGGTCTAAGAACGTCCCAAATGAGCTTGAGATTCATGCTATTCAACTGGAGAATAGTGAGATGTAAACCCTGAGGGTACAGGTTTGCACCACTAGAAGTCTCAGTGTTGGAACATAAGCTCTAAGGGTAGGGTGTGTATATTAGGATGACGACCACCTCTGTGCCCCTCCTTGGCCCCAGCAGGTGGTAGGTCTTtctgtgcagttcagttcagtctgtgcAGTTCAGGGAGACCCTAAGTTGAAGGGCAGCTTTAGGGCCCAGATGACCAATAAAGAACTGAATGAACCCATCCCCCTGGGCCATCGATCCTCTGGCCCAGCATGCCCTGGCCTCAGACTGCAGGGGTCAGGGACCAGACAGGCCTCTTGGGAGGGCAGGAATTCAGTTTACCCAGTGTTCCCAGACGAGACACAGAAGAGTTCAGCACTAGGCCACAGCCAGCTGCAGAcaactggggaagggagcccagccTCTTCCCAGGGCCCAACCGCCAACACACCCTCCTGTATTCAGGGCAGGTCTGCTCCATCACCCTATATCTGCTCCCCACccctgaaaatattaataa includes:
- the CGREF1 gene encoding cell growth regulator with EF hand domain protein 1 yields the protein MLPVMMRTLLLLLLPLSQAAPKDGTMRLDPETQHLPLPNPFEPGQEQLRLLQSYLKGLERMEEEPENMSREQVLLYLFALHDYDQSGQLDGLELLSMLTAALAPGASDSPTTNPVILVVDKVLETQDLNGDGLMTPAELVNFPGEAPRHTEPREPPEPQDAGMQPLLAKSPPRQEAYEALSPGEAAGGQAEARMEFLEPVQEAGGQADAVREAPGPGGQVGGQVETGDAGGRAEELLGETLGSKNVPNELEIHAIQLENSEM